From Camelina sativa cultivar DH55 chromosome 20, Cs, whole genome shotgun sequence, the proteins below share one genomic window:
- the LOC104769355 gene encoding uncharacterized protein LOC104769355, producing the protein MGEKKGKAIIVGGSIAGVSCAHSLTLAGWDVLVLEKSSEPPARSPTGAGLGLDPQARQIIKSWLPRPHLLDEITLPLSIDQNQATDSEKKVTKILTRDENFDFRASYWSDIHALLFNALPQSMFLWGHKFLSFTMSQDESTVKVKTLVMETQETVEFEGDLLVAADGCLSSIRKTFLPDLKLRYSGYCAWRGVLDFSGDENSETVTGIKRVYPELGKCLYFDLGEQTHTVFYELCNKKLNWIWYVNQPEPDLKGNSVTLKLSQEMINKMHQEAETIWIPELARLMRETKDPFLNVIYDCDPLERIFWGNTVLVGDAAHPTTPHGVRSTNMSVLDAEVLGKCLEKCGRNNLSLGLDEYQRTRLPVVSEQVLYARRLGRIKQGLDHDGIGGGGFSLEQRNMPFFSCAPLV; encoded by the exons ATGGGGGAGAAGAAGGGGAAAGCAATCATAGTAGGAGGAAGTATCGCAGGCGTATCGTGCGCACACTCGCTCACGTTAGCTGGCTGGGATGTTTTGGTACTCGAGAAATCGTCCGAACCTCCAGCTCGGAGTCCTACTGGTGCTGGACTCGGACTCGACCCTCAGGCTCGTCAAATCATCAAATCCTGGCTTCCTCGTCCACATCTATTAGATGAAATCACCTTGCCTCTCTCGATTGATCAG AATCAGGCAACTGATAGTGAGAAGAAGGTGACGAAGATTCTCACAAGAGATGAGAATTTTGATTTCCGAGCATCTTATTGGTCAGATATCCACGCTCTTCTGTTTAACGCTTTGCCTCAATCCATGTTTCTTTGGGGACACAAGTTTCTGTCTTTCACAATGTCACAAGATGAGTCTACTGTAAAGGTTAAGACTTTAGTTATGGAAACTCAAGAAACCGTTGAATTTGAAGGAGATTTGCTCGTTGCAGCAGATGGGTGTTTGTCTTCGATTCGGAAAACATTCTTGCCTGACCTTAAATTAAG GTACTCTGGTTATTGCGCTTGGAGAGGTGTCTTAGATTTCTCAGGGGATGAGAACTCGGAAACTGTTACTGGAATTAAGAGAGTGTATCCGGAACTTGGAAAATGTTTGTATTTTGATCTCGGTGAACAGACTCATACCGTGTTTTACGAGCTTTGTAACAAGAAACTCAACTGGATTTGGTATGTCAATCAGCCAGAGCCTGACCTGAAA GGAAACTCTGTTACACTAAAACTGAGCCAAGAAATGATCAATAAGATGCATCAAGAAGCAGAAACCATCTGGATCCCCGAGCTGGCGAGACTCATGAGAGAAACAAAGGATCCTTTCCTTAATGTTATTTACGACTGTGACCCTTTAGAACGAATCTTCTGGGGAAACACCGTGCTGGTTGGGGACGCGGCTCATCCCACGACTCCTCATGGTGTAAGAAGCACAAACATGTCAGTTCTTGATGCGGAAGTGCTAGGCAAATGCTTGGAGAAATGTGGACGTAATAATCTAAGCTTGGGTCTAGATGAATATCAGAGAACAAGATTGCCTGTTGTTTCTGAGCAAGTTTTGTACGCAAGGCGTTTGGGGCGTATCAAGCAAGGTCTGGATCATGATGGAATCGGTGGTGGCGGTTTTTCTTTGGAGCAGAGAAATATGCCATTTTTTTCTTGTGCTCCCCTTGTCTAG
- the LOC104769357 gene encoding LOW QUALITY PROTEIN: putative inactive serine/threonine-protein kinase At5g11400 (The sequence of the model RefSeq protein was modified relative to this genomic sequence to represent the inferred CDS: deleted 2 bases in 1 codon) → MGNIIKPFKQQQPFAYQPLTVPLISEAQNENMRVFSFSEWMKAMEKFRQDRVEICEKHCLRAFYKGYIDDTTFAPSRTKTGTPVSVIECLHSSSQALQKWMEEVKSLEKYSHPNLVKILGYCCEDNESVLVNTKKSSLLVLEYLHKGRLDHHIFGKEKALPWEIRVKIAIGTAQGIAFLHSIKNSPLHLELRPHNIMLDEQYNAKLFYLESNNQRLKDEVFVGRFEYIPRECIMSGYVVMESDVYIFGVILLELLAGSVDRLTNWTNHSAGARTGSFLSENYKIGEIIDPRLGTDYPMKAATLMGILIQSCTKRNKNKRPLMQQVLDVLNIIAATKY, encoded by the exons atgggAAACATCATAAAGCctttcaaacaacaacaacctttTGCTTACCAGCCTCTCACCGTCCCTCTAATTTCAG AGGCACAAAACGAGAATATGAGAGTCTTCAGCTTCTCAGAATGGATGAAAGCAATGGAGAAATTCAGACAAGACAGGGTCGAAATTTGTGAGAAGCACTGTCTTCGAGCATTTTACAAGGGCTACATCGATGACACCACATTTGCACCATCAAGAACTAAAACAGGTACCCCTGTTTCTGTCATCGAATGTCTTCATAGTAGTTCACAGGCTCTGCAAAAGTGGATG GAAGAAGTGAAGTCTCTAGAAAAATATTCTCATCCAAACTTGGTCAAAATTTTGGGTTACTGTTGTGAAGATAACGAATCAGTCTTGgttaacaccaaa aaaagttcactcTTGGTTTTAGAATACTTGCACAAAGGACGTTTAGATCATCACATTTTCGGAA AGGAAAAGGCATTGCCATGGGAAATACGGGTTAAGATTGCCATTGGAACAGCTCAAGGTATTGCTTTTCTCCACTCGATCAAGAACAGCCCGCTACATCTAGAACTTAGACCGCATAATATTATGCTTGACGAG CAATACAATGCAAAATTGTTTTATCTTGAATCAAACAATCAACGTTTGAAAGATGAGGTTTTTGTGGGTAGATTTGAATACATACCTCGTGAATGTATCATGTCAG GTTATGTGGTAATGGAGAGTGATGTTTACATATTTGGCGTGATCTTGCTTGAGCTTTTAGCTGGTTCAGTAGACAGATTAACAAATTGGACGAATCATAGCGCAGGTGCTCGGACTGGATCTTTCTTGTCCGAAAATTATAAGATTGGCGAAATAATCGATCCCCGACTTGGAACCGATTATCCTATGAAAGCGGCAACACTGATGGGCATACTCATCCAAAGTTGCACCAAGAGGAACAAGAACAAACGACCATTGATGCAACAAGTTTTGGATGTTCTGAATATTATTGCAGCGACTAAGTACTAA
- the LOC104769360 gene encoding N-alpha-acetyltransferase 50, with protein sequence MGAGREVSVSLDGVRDKNLMQLKKLNTVLFPVRYSEKYYADAIASGEFTKLAYYSDICVGAIACRLEKKEGGGMRIYIMTLGVLAPYRGIGIGSKLLNHVLEMCSKQNMCEIYLHVQTNNEDAIKFYKKFGFEITDTIQNYYINIQPSDCYVVSKSFAQSEANK encoded by the exons ATGGGAGCTGGGAGAGAAGTCAGCGTATCGCTAGATGGAGTCAGAGACAAAAACTTGATGCAACTTAAGAAACTGAACACAGTTCTGTTCCCTGTTCGCTACAGCGAGAAGTACTACGCCGATGCAATCGCTTCCGGCGAATTCACCAAGCTTG catATTACAGTGACATATGTGTTGGAGCTATCGCCTGTCGtctggagaagaaagaaggtgGGGGCATGCGAATTTATATAATGACGCTTGGTGTTCTTGCACCATACCGTGGGATTGGCATTG GTTCAAAGCTATTGAATCATGTTCTTGAAATGTGCTCCAAGCAAAACATGTGTGAGATATACTTGCACGTGCAGACAAACAACGAAGACGCGATCAAGTTCTACAAGAAGTTTGGGTTTGAGATCACAGATACCATACAAAACTATTACATCAACATTCAACCAAGCGATTGCTACGTTGTCAGCAAGTCCTTTGCTCAATCTGAAGCCAACAAATGA
- the LOC104769359 gene encoding carbon catabolite repressor protein 4 homolog 6-like produces MRRSCFAAQVLSDVAFADASTISVPIFTTMSTRTPYRGVRGRGRGRGARSFSDRPYNNDGGRREQFVTEDSHFQSVHDANLRFRHGQPYHQQPQPPLGQRQQPPFNQNYGFRPPPPSQGQWQQFRQPNHPPSNQSYTACPPPPFYQNQMSRPPPQRSFRQRPRSKPSDYREWEHAKTPLPPGSEKFVVLSYNILADYLANDHWRSLYFHIPRNMLSWGSRKSKLVFELGLWSADIMCLQEVDKFQDLEEEMKPRGYSGIWKMRTGNAVDGCAIFWRSNRFKLVHEESIQFNQLGLRDNVAQICVLETLLTSRTKENETPPPESSAGSHRVVICNIHVLFNPKRGDFKLGQVRTLLDKAHAVSKLWDDAPVVLCGDFNCTPKSHLYNFISDRKLDLSGLARDKVSGQGSGEFRPPRPENYTTRFQSANKSPQSQVQPSDSITSAHTENNSNIDAPSEKTSELPCGDTILAGHKATSSSDQVLPGESMVSDCNIGIENRKPDVSGNLSISEDLSSVTLSDTEPQHASSAREDSNTDHSVSSGLSETEHSSEKICSSDQDISSSFSTEVDTTLAEVKLDGLTLDEPVVFAQDEEGLGEDGETFLAKLHDNNEDLSQKGELVNELPLKSGFEALNSDKITYSPSSWTPMEIATATGDPERTTVEHALELKSTYSEVEGQANTRDENGEPVVTSYHRCFMGTVDYIWRSEGLQTVRVLAPIPKQAMQWTPGFPTPKWGSDHIALVSELAFCSSKTLPKS; encoded by the exons ATGCGGCGTTCTTGTTTTGCTGCCCAAGTTTTATCCGACGTTGCCTTCGCTGACGCCTCCACTATCTCTGTTCCAATCTTCACCACCATGTCTACTCGTACTCCG TACAGAGGTGTCCGAGGACGAGGTCGAGGCCGAGGCGCCAGAAGTTTCTCCGATCGTCCGTACAACAACgacggaggaagaagagaacagTTCGTTACTGAAGACTCGCATTTTCAGTCAGTTCATGACGCCAATCTCCGATTCCGACATGGTCAACCTTATCATCAACAACCTCAGCCTCCGTTAGGTCAGCGGCAGCAACCACCGTTTAATCAGAATTACGGATTTCGACCTCCGCCGCCGTCTCAAGGTCAATGGCAACAATTCCGTCAACCTAATCATCCGCCATCCAATCAAAGCTATACGGCTTGCCCTCCCCCTCCGTTCTATCAAAACCAGATGTCTCGGCCGCCTCCGCAACGGAGCTTCCGTCAACGGCCACGGTCAAAACCTTCAGATTACCGTGAATGGGAACATGCTAAAACGCCACTGCCTCCTGGCTCCG AGAAGTTTGTTGTTCTATCGTATAATATATTGGCTGATTACCTTGCAAATGATCACTGGAGAAGTCTTTACTTTCACATACCGAGGAATATGTTGAGTTGGGGAAGCAGAAAGAGCAAATTAGTGTTCGAGCTTGGGCTATGGTCTGCAGATATAATGTGCCTTCAG GAAGTTGATAAATTTCAGGACTTAGAGGAGGAGATGAAACCCCGGGGATATAGTGGCATTTGGAAG ATGCGGACTGGTAATGCTGTTGACGGCTGTGCAATATTTTGGCGATCAAATAG ATTCAAGTTGGTTCATGAGGAAAGCATCCAGTTCAATCAACTTGGTTTACGGGATAATGTTGCCCAAATTTGTGTTCTTGAG ACACTGTTGACTTCACgtacaaaagaaaatgagacCCCTCCACCTGAAAG CTCCGCTGGTTCCCACCGAGTTGTCATTTGTAACATTCACGTGCTTTTTAATCCTAAAAGAGGAGACTTTAAACTTGGTCAG GTCAGGACACTCTTAGATAAAGCTCATGCTGTTTCAAAACTCTGGGATGATGCGCCTGTTGTTCTTTGTGGGGATTTCAATTGTACACCAAAG AGTCATTTGTACAACTTTATTTCAGACCGGAAG TTGGATTTGTCTGGTTTGGCCAGAGACAAAGTTTCGGGGCAAGGTTCTGGTGAGTTTCGTCCACCAAGGCCAGAAAATTATACGACGAG GTTTCAGTCCGCCAATAAATCTCCACAAAGTCAAGTTCAACCATCAGATTCGATCACTAGTGCTCATACAGAGAATAACTCCAACATAGATGCCCCCTCCGAAAAGACATCTGAGCTTCCATGTGGTGATACAATTCTTGCTGGTCACAAAGCCACCTCCAGCTCAGACCAAGTATTACCAGGCGAGAGTATGGTCTCAGATTGTAATATTGgaatagaaaacagaaaaccTGATGTCTCCGGGAATCTCTCGATCTCTGAAGATCTTTCTTCAGTAACACTATCAGATACAGAACCTCAACATGCTTCCAGTGCTAGAGAAGATTCGAATACAGATCATTCTGTAAGTTCCGGTTTATCAGAAACAGAGCATTCTTCTGAGAAAATATGTTCTAGTGATCAAGATATTTCATCTAGTTTCTCCACTGAGGTTGACACTACTTTGGCTGAGGTGAAACTAGATGGCTTAACATTAGACGAACCAGTGGTATTCGCGCAAGATGAAGAAGGTTTAGGTGAAGATGGGGAAACCTTTTTGGCTAAGCTACATGATAACAATGAAGACTTGAGTCAAAAAGGGGAACTTGTAAATGAACTTCCACTTAAATCGGGGTTTGAAGCTCTTAATAGTGACAAAATCACTTACAGTCCATCCTCTTGGACTCCAATGGAGATAGCAACTGCAACAGGTGACCCAGAGAGAACAACGGTTGAACATGCTCTGGAGCTGAAGAGCACTTACTCAGAAGTGGAG GGTCAAGCAAACACAAGGGATGAAAACGGAGAACCTGTAGTGACCAGTTATCACAGATGTTTCATGGGGACAGTTGACTACATATG GCGGTCGGAAGGTCTTCAAACAGTGCGTGTGCTTGCTCCAATACCAAAACAAGCAATGCAGTGGACACCAGGCTTCCCGACTCCA AAATGGGGAAGCGATCACATTGCACTGGTTTCAGAGTTGGCCTTTTGCAGCAGCAAAACTCTGCCCAAAAGCTGA
- the LOC104769361 gene encoding 1-deoxy-D-xylulose-5-phosphate synthase, chloroplastic-like has protein sequence MGSASISYQFGISARFYRNWNSRSDVTVSSVPCKADVSRKSLFSAPSSSTHKECINRARVCSSPNTDEYCDEIFETPILDSIETPLQLKNLSVQELKLLADEIRTELHSVLWKKIQKSMNPSLSAIELTLALHYVFRAPVDNILWDNVEKTYAQKVLTRRWSAIPSRQKNGISGVTSQLESEYDSFGAGHGCNSISAGLGLAVARDIKGKRDRVVAVIDNVTITAGQAYEAMSNAGYLDSNMIVILNDSRHSLHPNMELGSKASISALSSIMSKIQSSKIFRKFRELAKAMTKRIGKGMYEWAAKVDEYARGMVGPTGSTLFEELGLYYIGPIDGHNIEDLVCVLREVSSLDSMGPVLVHVITEENRDAEIGKKIMVKDRRTYSHCFVEALVMEAEKDRDIVVVHAGMEIDASLVTFQERFPDRFFNVGMAEQHAVTFAAGLSSGGLKPFCIIPSAFLQRAYDQVVHDVDRQRKAVRFVITSAGLVGSGGPVQCGAFDIAYMSSLPNMIAMAPADEDELVNMVATAANITDRPVCFRFPRGSVVDRNYLVPIGLPIEIGRGRVLVEGQDVALLGYGAMVQNCLHAHSLLSKLGLNVTVADARFCKPLDIKLVRDLCQNHKFLITVEEGCVGGFGSHVAQFIALDGQLDGIIKWRPIVLPDGYIEEASPSEQLTLAGLTGHHIAATALSLLGRTREALLLMS, from the exons atgGGTTCAGCTTCGATTAGTTACCAATTCGGAATCTCAGCTCGATTCTACCGGAATTGGAATTCGAGGTCGGATGTTACTGTTTCCTCGGTTCCATGTAAAGCTGATGTTTCCAGAAAGAGCCTATTCTCAGCTCCAAGCTCTTCCACTCACAAG GAATGTATAAATCGAGCTCGGGTATGTTCTTCGCCAAATACTGATGAGTACTGCGATGAGATATTTGAGACGCCAATACTAGACAGCATTGAAACTCCATTGCAGTTGAAGAATTTGAGTGTTCAG gAGTTGAAGCTATTAGCTGATGAAATACGTACGGAGCTTCATTCTGTATTATGGAAGAAGATCCAAAAGTCTATGAATCCTAGCTTGTCTGCAATAGAGCTTACCCTTGCTCTGCATTATGTTTTTCGTGCCCCGGTTGACAATATATTGTGGGATAATGTGGAAAAA ACATATGCACAGAAAGTTTTGACAAGACGTTGGTCTGCAATTCCATCGAGACAAAAGAACGGTATCTCTGGGGTCACTTCTCAATTGGAGAGTGAATATGATTCTTTTGGGGCTGGGCATGGCTGCAACAGTATTTCTGCTGGGCTCG gaTTAGCGGTTGCTCGAGAtataaaaggaaagagagacCGGGTTGTGGCTGTGATAGACAATGTGACAATAACTGCTGGTCAAGCATATGAGGCAATGAGCAATGCTGGTTATTTGGATTCTAATATGATTGTTATACTTAATGATAGCCGTCACTCTTTACATCCAAATATGGAGCTGGGATCCAAGGCATCCATCAGTGCACTATCTAGCATCATGAGCAAAATCCAATCTAGCAAAATTTTCCGGAAATTTAGAGAATTAGCTAAA GCTATGACGAAAAGAATTGGAAAGGGCATGTATGAATGGGCAGCCAAAGTCGATGAGTATGCACGTGGAATGGTTGGACCAACAGGATCAACTCTCTTTGAAGAACTTGGTTTGTACTACATTGGTCCTATTGATGGACACAACATTGAAGATCTAGTTTGTGTTCTCCGAGAAGTATCTTCTCTAGATTCAATGGGTCCTGTGTTGGTCCATGTGATCACAGAGGAAAACCGAGATGCAGAAATCGGAAAGAAGATCATGGTCAAAG ACAGACGCACTTACAGTCATTGCTTTGTTGAGGCTTTAGTGATGGAGGCAGAAAAGGATAGAGATATTGTTGTGGTTCATGCAGGGATGGAGATTGATGCATCACTTGTTACATTTCAGGAGAGATTTCCAGACAGGTTTTTCAATGTCGGAATGGCTGAACAGCACGCTGTCACATTCGCCGCTGGTCTTTCTTCAGGAGGTCTGAAGCCCTTTTGCATTATTCCCTCTGCTTTTCTACAAAGAGCTTATGACCAG GTGGTCCATGATGTAGATAGGCAGAGAAAGGCGGTGCGATTTGTTATTACAAGCGCAGGGCTTGTTGGATCCGGTGGTCCAGTGCAGTGTGGAGCTTTTGATATAGCTTATATGTCATCCTTACCAAACATGATAGCCATGGCTCCTGCCGATGAGGATGAGCTTGTTAATATGGTTGCAACTGCAGCTAACATCACTGACCGTCCGGTTTGTTTCCGGTTCCCTAGAGGCTCCGTTGTCGACAGGAATTATCTCGTCCCCATTGGATTACCAATTGAA attggaagaggaagagttcTTGTAGAAGGTCAAGATGTGGCTTTGCTTGGGTATGGAGCCATGGTTCAAAATTGTCTTCATGCTCATTCGCTTCTCTCTAAACTCGGTTTGAACGTGACTGTAGCTGATGCAAGATTTTGCAAACCCCTCGACATCAAGCTTGTGCGTGATCTATGTCAGAACCACAAATTCCTCATCACTGTCGAAGAAGGCTGTGTTGGAGGGTTTGGTTCTCATGTGGCACAGTTCATAGCCCTCGATGGCCAGCTCGATGGAATCATCAAG TGGAGACCGATTGTATTACCAGATGGCTACATCGAAGAAGCTTCTCCTAGCGAGCAGCTAACACTTGCTGGGCTAACTGGACATCACATAGCAGCAACCGCTCTGAGTCTTTTGGGTCGCACTCGCGAAGCATTACTCCTCATGAGCTAG
- the LOC104772209 gene encoding uncharacterized protein At1g15400-like, translating to MALQRSTVSFRGHGSSGLVWNDRFGSGEICPGVERQEELSNDHRDGSMAASTPPTVQRSASDGRRGHGGARELGEISPALDPPSPKISSVGCGFCSLFSSNGRRGRSKSR from the coding sequence atggCGTTGCAGAGATCAACGGTGTCGTTCAGGGGTCATGGATCGTCGGGACTCGTCTGGAATGACAGGTTCGGGAGTGGAGAGATTTGTCCCGGCGTGGAAAGACAAGAAGAATTGAGCAACGATCATCGTGACGGATCAATGGCGGCTAGTACGCCTCCAACGGTGCAACGTAGCGCATCAGACGGAAGACGTGGCCATGGTGGCGCAAGAGAACTTGGGGAGATATCTCCAGCTTTGGATCCACCTTCTCCTAAGATATCTTCCGTTGGTTGTggcttttgttctttgttttcgtCTAACGGCCGGAGAGGAAGAAGCAAATCGAGGTAG
- the LOC104772208 gene encoding F-box/kelch-repeat protein At3g04660-like, which yields MKRVKKENDPQIRDDNTSMVDLPRDLIEKILLNLPAKSIPKLIVVSKLWSSIIRSKHFIDLYLKQSLTRPRFLLSFHRDSIRFFNSVSPSSSSYTCTTSSFLDYKRLCSQGYNVSPPVRGLICCQDLDKMVVLNPSTGQLLVLPKLNTRRKLGISSFLGYDPVEDEYKVLCMTTVLKLSGPVVGEEHQVFTLRGGAEKKEKEEATWRMIKCKVPHCPATKGICMTTTTNGVIYYGALSNSVRDKHESLIVCFDVKLEEFSLVKLPDGVEIESHDQSDLVNYQGKIALLSNSWFWKMSSNQNGQRSLSWFLLGMI from the coding sequence ATGAAGAGGGTTAAGAAGGAGAACGATCCACAGATACGAGACGACAACACATCCATGGTTGATCTTCCTCGAGATCTTATCGAAAAGATTCTTTTGAACTTGCCGGCTAAATCCATACCAAAGCTCATCGTCGTCTCGAAGCTCTGGTCTTCTATCATCCGCAGCAAACATTTCATCGATCTATACCTGAAACAATCTTTAACTCGTCCACGTTTTCTCCTCTCGTTCCACCGTGACAGCATCCGGTTCTTCAACTCAGTCtcaccgtcttcttcttcttacactTGTACAACATCAAGCTTTCTTGATTATAAGCGGCTCTGTTCACAAGGTTACAACGTTTCTCCACCTGTACGCGGATTGATCTGTTGTCAAGATTTGGATAAGATGGTGGTTTTGAATCCTAGCACGGGCCAGCTCTTGGTTTTACCAAAACTCAACACTAGGAGAAAACTAGGGATATCAAGTTTTTTGGGATACGATCCGGTTGAAGATGAATACAAAGTCTTGTGCATGACGACGGTATTGAAACTTTCTGGACCGGTTGTGGGCGAAGAGCATCAAGTTTTCACTTTACGTGGAGGAGctgagaagaaggagaaagaagaagctacaTGGAGGATGATCAAATGTAAGGTTCCGCATTGTCCTGCAACCAAAGGGATATgtatgacgacgacgacgaatgGTGTTATTTACTACGGAGCTTTGTCCAATAGTGTTAGAGATAAACACGAATCTCTAATTGTGTGCTTTGATGTGAAATTGGAAGAGTTTTCTCTTGTTAAGTTACCCGATGGTGTCGAAATTGAAAGTCATGATCAATCTGATTTGGTCAACTACCAGGGGAAGATAGCTTTGTTGAGTAACTCATGGTTTTGGAAGATGTCTTCAAACCAGAATGGTCAAAGATCTCTATCGTGGTTCCTTCTTGGGATGATTTAG